From the genome of Nocardia sp. NBC_01503, one region includes:
- a CDS encoding FAD-dependent oxidoreductase: MTSLWMKDAETPARLRLTPGSHFDTVVIGAGITGLVTALLLAESGVEVAVVEGRRIGESTTGASTGKVSLLQGTRAQRIRRRHGDRALINYVEANQAGRQWLLRYCAEHSLPVQRESAVTYAQSEREKSAVRKELEALQAARLPVESMAEADVPFPFFGAVTLSDQAQLDPIALLAALAADVEAHTAPIFESTLAHNVHNGGNGELRVETEHGELTARTVVIATGTPFLDRGGYFARLVPRRSYLSAFRVAEPIPRQMFLSAGGPTRSVRYAPTPEGDVLMVGGHGHVVGRACSALNHADELIEWTRRWFPSAEPLHNWSAQDYLPIDELPYVGPLLPGRDQILVATGYAKWGLTNGVAAALALAGRVTGKPPVWASSLSSWRTSELRSLPTAVSANISVAHQLLTGWRHALGSGRGTLPPEGQGRIERHGVIPTAVSTVNGVTTEISAVCPHLGGILGWNDAEQSWDCPLHGSRFAPDGTLLDGPASTCLHPMASPYRTPDRFPGPEL, from the coding sequence ATGACTTCTCTGTGGATGAAGGACGCCGAGACCCCGGCCCGGTTGCGACTGACCCCGGGGTCCCATTTCGACACCGTGGTGATCGGTGCCGGGATAACCGGGCTGGTGACGGCACTGCTGCTCGCCGAGAGCGGGGTCGAGGTGGCGGTGGTAGAGGGGCGGCGCATCGGTGAATCCACGACGGGCGCGTCGACCGGCAAGGTCAGCCTGTTACAGGGGACACGGGCGCAGCGGATTCGCCGTCGCCATGGCGATCGGGCGCTGATCAACTATGTCGAGGCGAATCAGGCTGGGCGGCAATGGTTGTTGCGGTACTGCGCGGAGCATTCATTGCCCGTGCAGCGGGAGTCTGCGGTCACCTATGCCCAGAGCGAGCGGGAGAAGTCTGCTGTGCGAAAGGAATTGGAGGCACTGCAGGCGGCACGCCTGCCGGTGGAGTCCATGGCCGAGGCCGACGTACCCTTCCCGTTCTTCGGCGCGGTGACACTATCGGACCAGGCGCAGCTGGACCCGATCGCTCTGCTCGCCGCGCTCGCCGCGGATGTGGAGGCGCATACCGCGCCCATCTTCGAATCGACGCTGGCACACAATGTGCACAACGGCGGCAACGGCGAGTTGCGGGTCGAGACCGAGCATGGCGAGCTCACCGCGCGCACCGTCGTTATCGCAACCGGCACACCGTTTCTCGATCGCGGTGGGTATTTCGCGCGGCTGGTGCCACGACGTTCGTATCTGTCCGCGTTCCGGGTCGCCGAGCCGATTCCTCGGCAGATGTTTCTCAGCGCCGGTGGTCCCACTCGGTCGGTGCGGTATGCCCCGACACCCGAGGGCGATGTGCTGATGGTCGGCGGACACGGTCATGTCGTCGGCCGCGCGTGTTCAGCACTCAATCATGCCGACGAGTTGATCGAATGGACGCGGCGCTGGTTCCCGAGCGCCGAACCGCTGCACAACTGGTCCGCCCAGGACTATCTGCCGATCGACGAGTTGCCGTACGTCGGGCCGCTACTGCCCGGACGCGATCAGATTCTGGTGGCGACCGGCTACGCCAAATGGGGTCTGACGAACGGCGTCGCGGCCGCGCTCGCGTTGGCGGGGCGGGTGACCGGTAAGCCGCCGGTCTGGGCGAGCTCGCTGAGCAGCTGGCGCACCTCTGAGCTGCGTTCCCTGCCGACGGCCGTCTCCGCGAACATATCGGTGGCGCACCAGCTCCTCACCGGATGGCGGCATGCCCTGGGCTCGGGCCGGGGCACGCTGCCGCCGGAAGGGCAGGGCCGAATCGAGCGCCACGGCGTCATCCCGACCGCCGTATCGACGGTCAACGGGGTCACCACCGAGATCTCCGCGGTCTGCCCGCATCTGGGTGGGATTCTGGGTTGGAACGATGCCGAGCAGTCCTGGGATTGCCCGCTGCACGGCTCGCGCTTCGCCCCCGACGGAACCCTGCTCGACGGTCCGGCCAGCACTTGTCTGCACCCCATGGCCTCGCCCTACCGGACTCCGGACCGGTTTCCCGGTCCGGAGCTGTGA
- a CDS encoding cytochrome P450, protein MSQTPIKLRHLPHLRTRRLAQLGGLIRPGAHSSPLVALGKRFVADPPGFPTMLVTHEMDDVREVFTNHEDFSIGQLMARLSSHDMVFGKETLIFLEGDDHRRERKLYSPPFQNKALKSYEELMIEVVERELPKWPVGEPIEFLTAGYDLAIGVLLGVVFGDVAPSRSGRLEDAVKAWFHEIESRGFLAVTLLTPFLGGFTPPYPPLARAQAKVDEVIIEEITARRAANEDGVDRKDVLARYIDTDLDQHDDAGLARSMRGILLGAYETTAITLGWIATMLAAHPEAMAELDAAVDSGDEARLDAYLDAVVAETMRLRPVSPFTGRIALRDTVVNGVEIPEGTIVIIPVLLIHESEEIYPDPLTFRPERFLDRKPDGHNWLTFGAGPHRCLGAQFALAEARILFRAIIEKRRIDPIPGPIEPARKYHTGLSPAYNARITLRHR, encoded by the coding sequence GTGTCACAGACCCCGATAAAGCTGCGCCATCTTCCTCACCTACGCACCCGCCGCCTCGCGCAGCTCGGTGGCCTGATCCGCCCGGGCGCGCACAGTTCCCCGCTCGTGGCGCTGGGCAAGCGCTTCGTCGCGGACCCGCCCGGCTTCCCGACCATGCTCGTCACACACGAGATGGACGATGTTCGAGAGGTATTCACCAATCACGAGGACTTCTCCATCGGCCAGTTGATGGCCAGGCTGTCGAGCCACGACATGGTCTTCGGCAAGGAGACGCTGATCTTCCTGGAGGGTGATGATCATCGTCGTGAGCGCAAGCTGTACTCGCCGCCGTTCCAGAACAAGGCGCTGAAGTCCTACGAAGAGCTGATGATCGAGGTCGTCGAGCGCGAGCTGCCCAAGTGGCCGGTGGGCGAGCCGATCGAATTCCTGACCGCTGGCTACGATCTGGCAATTGGGGTGTTGCTGGGGGTCGTCTTCGGTGATGTGGCACCCTCGCGCAGCGGGCGGCTCGAGGATGCGGTGAAGGCCTGGTTCCATGAGATCGAGAGCCGTGGGTTCCTGGCGGTCACGTTGCTGACCCCGTTCCTGGGTGGGTTCACCCCGCCGTACCCGCCGTTGGCCCGCGCACAGGCCAAGGTCGATGAGGTGATCATCGAGGAGATCACCGCGCGCCGGGCCGCGAACGAGGACGGCGTCGACCGCAAGGATGTGCTCGCGCGGTACATCGATACCGATCTGGATCAGCACGATGATGCCGGACTGGCGCGGAGTATGCGCGGAATCCTGTTGGGCGCGTACGAAACCACCGCCATCACCCTGGGCTGGATCGCCACCATGCTCGCCGCACACCCCGAAGCCATGGCCGAGCTGGACGCGGCCGTAGATTCGGGCGATGAAGCGCGCCTGGACGCCTACCTCGACGCGGTGGTCGCCGAAACCATGCGCCTGCGCCCCGTTTCGCCCTTCACCGGCCGAATCGCCTTGCGCGACACCGTGGTCAACGGCGTGGAGATCCCCGAGGGCACCATCGTCATCATTCCCGTCCTGCTCATCCACGAATCCGAGGAGATCTACCCCGATCCGCTCACCTTCCGCCCCGAACGCTTCCTCGACCGCAAGCCCGACGGCCACAACTGGCTCACCTTCGGCGCGGGCCCGCACCGCTGCCTCGGCGCGCAATTCGCACTGGCCGAAGCCCGAATCCTGTTCCGCGCCATTATCGAAAAGCGCCGCATCGACCCCATCCCCGGCCCGATAGAACCCGCGCGGAAGTACCACACCGGCCTGAGCCCCGCCTACAACGCGCGAATCACCCTGCGTCACAGATAA
- a CDS encoding short-chain fatty acyl-CoA regulator family protein: MQKMYAGGRLRALREQRGLSQSALAKALGISVSYVNQLEHDQRPLTVQVLLRLNGSFDLDMGFFAADTDARLIADLQDVFAEDPESVGITHAEIDDLVARVPAAAHLLVGLHRRLRGATEQLERFSAGIDGGTADSATARPYEDVRDYFYDRRNHIAELDTAAEELFARNGLTVGGLDLQLTRVLREQHDIAVVIRNDDPDAPGPKRLYDPQARVLTIARRLSAGQRAFQLATQLAFLTQGARLARLIEAAESVPDRSRGVLRIGLANYFAGALILPYRQFRDAAETLRYDIELLAAKFEVGFETVCHRLSTLQRPGERGIPFFLVRTDRAGNISKRQSATAFHFSRVGGSCPLWVVHEAFSTPGRIRTQIAQMPDGRNYLWLARTTDEATPGYLSPTRDFAIGLGCDLAYAGKLVYSHGLPIDDPRTAVPIGAGCKVCERADCAQRAFPLLGRPIEVDDNRALTVPYAPAARA; this comes from the coding sequence ATGCAGAAGATGTATGCCGGAGGCCGCCTGCGGGCGCTGCGCGAACAGCGCGGGCTCTCGCAGTCCGCGCTGGCGAAGGCGCTCGGCATATCGGTCAGCTACGTCAATCAGCTCGAGCATGATCAGCGTCCGCTGACCGTGCAGGTGCTGTTGCGGCTCAACGGCAGTTTCGATCTCGATATGGGGTTCTTCGCCGCCGATACCGATGCCCGGCTGATCGCGGATCTACAGGACGTCTTCGCCGAGGACCCGGAGAGTGTGGGTATCACCCACGCCGAGATCGATGATCTGGTCGCCCGGGTACCGGCCGCGGCGCATCTGCTGGTCGGCCTGCATCGCCGCCTGCGCGGCGCGACCGAGCAGCTCGAGCGGTTCTCCGCCGGAATCGACGGCGGCACAGCCGATTCCGCTACCGCGCGCCCCTATGAGGATGTGCGTGACTACTTCTACGACCGCCGCAATCACATCGCCGAACTCGATACCGCGGCCGAGGAGTTGTTCGCGCGCAACGGATTGACGGTCGGCGGCCTGGATCTACAGTTGACCCGCGTCCTGCGCGAACAGCACGATATCGCGGTGGTGATCCGCAACGACGATCCGGACGCGCCGGGCCCCAAACGCCTCTACGATCCGCAGGCGCGGGTGCTCACCATCGCCCGGCGGCTCTCCGCGGGCCAGCGCGCCTTCCAATTGGCCACGCAGCTGGCCTTTCTCACCCAGGGCGCGCGCCTGGCCCGGCTGATCGAGGCGGCCGAGTCCGTACCGGACCGTTCGCGTGGTGTTCTGCGGATCGGGTTGGCGAACTACTTCGCGGGCGCGCTCATCCTGCCGTACCGGCAGTTCCGCGACGCGGCCGAAACCCTGCGCTATGACATCGAATTGCTGGCCGCGAAGTTCGAGGTCGGCTTCGAGACCGTCTGCCACCGGTTGTCGACGCTGCAACGCCCGGGCGAGCGGGGCATTCCGTTCTTCCTCGTACGCACCGACCGCGCCGGAAATATCTCGAAACGCCAGTCCGCCACGGCTTTTCACTTCTCCAGGGTGGGCGGTAGCTGCCCGCTGTGGGTGGTGCACGAGGCGTTCTCCACGCCCGGGCGTATCCGCACCCAGATCGCGCAGATGCCCGATGGCCGTAATTACCTGTGGCTGGCACGCACCACCGATGAGGCCACCCCCGGATACCTCTCCCCCACACGCGATTTCGCGATCGGGCTGGGCTGCGATCTCGCCTATGCCGGCAAGCTGGTGTACTCGCACGGCCTGCCCATCGACGACCCGCGTACGGCGGTGCCGATCGGCGCGGGGTGCAAGGTATGCGAACGGGCCGATTGCGCGCAGCGCGCGTTCCCGCTGCTCGGGCGGCCCATCGAAGTGGACGACAATCGCGCCCTCACCGTCCCCTACGCACCCGCTGCTCGCGCATGA
- a CDS encoding DUF397 domain-containing protein: MSIDLSKAEWFKSSRSGPDQDCVEAAHLGGGSVGVRDSKLGDISPVLVFGPGEWDSFNAAVKGGRFDLS, encoded by the coding sequence GTGAGCATCGACCTGTCCAAGGCGGAGTGGTTCAAGAGCAGTCGCAGCGGTCCGGATCAGGACTGTGTAGAGGCTGCGCACCTGGGCGGGGGCTCCGTCGGAGTGCGGGACTCCAAGTTGGGGGATATCAGCCCGGTGTTGGTATTCGGGCCGGGCGAGTGGGATTCGTTCAATGCCGCCGTCAAGGGCGGCCGGTTCGATCTGTCCTAG
- a CDS encoding TetR/AcrR family transcriptional regulator encodes MTERHRLGPHRDPAVDKAVLDAARSLLVERGYAATSIDAIAARAGVSRPAIYRRWPTKAHLIAKAVFPDVGSDQIAPDLTSEIRKVIRGTIQLFGSAETRAAMPGLMAEMRQDSGLYEKLSARLDTPTREELADYLPTEADPTRPGLDPNTLLDTIAGAALFAMCIRDITDLDGYAESLEDLLLYGIMGTRPD; translated from the coding sequence GTGACCGAACGCCATCGCCTGGGCCCGCACCGCGACCCCGCGGTGGATAAGGCCGTCCTGGACGCCGCCCGCAGCCTGCTGGTCGAACGCGGTTACGCCGCAACGTCAATCGACGCGATAGCGGCCCGCGCCGGGGTGAGCCGCCCCGCCATCTACCGCCGCTGGCCCACCAAGGCGCACCTCATCGCCAAAGCGGTCTTCCCGGATGTCGGCTCCGACCAGATAGCCCCCGACCTGACCTCGGAGATCCGCAAGGTGATCCGAGGGACCATCCAACTCTTCGGCTCGGCCGAAACCCGCGCCGCCATGCCCGGCCTGATGGCGGAAATGCGCCAGGACTCCGGCCTCTACGAAAAGCTGTCCGCTCGCCTCGACACCCCCACCCGCGAAGAACTCGCCGACTACCTCCCCACCGAAGCCGACCCCACCCGCCCGGGCCTGGACCCCAACACCCTCCTGGACACCATCGCCGGCGCAGCCCTGTTCGCCATGTGCATCCGCGATATCACCGACCTCGACGGCTACGCCGAATCCCTGGAGGACCTCCTGCTCTACGGCATCATGGGCACCCGCCCCGACTAG
- a CDS encoding helical backbone metal receptor, which produces MMIDDLGAEVPIDRPIRRVVSLVPSLTEAIALTCPGLLVGATDWCTHPAELPVERVRGTKNPDVRRIAELAPDVVVCNEEENRRLDVERLRTAGIAVWVTRIQTLEQAFASMNRLFAEAFGLATPGWLSRAEAEWSAPPTELVRDAVIAIWRDPWMVVGRDTFTGDLARRLGLRLVHADRPQRYPTLSLPELTAGIELAVLPDEPYVFTKIDGPEAFPGIDVALVEGRSLTWYGPSLVTAREHLTRGLSQTFRA; this is translated from the coding sequence ATGATGATCGACGACCTCGGGGCCGAGGTTCCCATCGACCGGCCGATCCGGCGTGTGGTCTCACTGGTCCCCTCGCTGACCGAGGCGATCGCGCTCACCTGCCCCGGTCTGCTGGTCGGCGCGACCGACTGGTGCACGCACCCCGCGGAGCTACCGGTCGAGCGGGTGCGCGGGACCAAGAATCCCGATGTGCGCCGAATCGCCGAGCTCGCACCGGATGTGGTGGTGTGCAATGAGGAGGAGAACCGCCGCCTCGATGTCGAGCGACTGCGGACGGCGGGAATCGCGGTGTGGGTCACCCGAATACAGACCCTCGAACAAGCCTTCGCCTCGATGAACCGGCTCTTCGCCGAAGCGTTCGGCCTCGCCACACCGGGCTGGTTGAGCCGCGCCGAGGCCGAATGGTCCGCGCCGCCAACCGAACTCGTCCGCGATGCCGTGATCGCGATCTGGCGCGACCCGTGGATGGTCGTCGGCCGCGACACCTTCACCGGCGATCTGGCCCGCCGCCTGGGTCTGCGACTCGTGCACGCCGACCGCCCGCAGCGCTATCCGACACTCTCACTGCCGGAATTGACCGCGGGCATCGAGCTGGCCGTCCTCCCGGACGAACCGTATGTCTTCACGAAAATCGATGGTCCGGAGGCTTTTCCGGGCATCGATGTAGCTCTGGTCGAGGGCCGAAGCCTCACCTGGTACGGGCCCTCGCTGGTGACTGCGCGCGAACACCTCACCCGCGGACTGTCGCAGACCTTCCGTGCTTGA
- a CDS encoding AMP-binding protein, whose translation MNQDPKVASIVCGARERSQPEALARAGRVGAAVLAAGIGRGDKCVIMARNDIEFLEVSVGIASTGGNPLPINTRWMAGEVAHVLSDAKVRLIFAHTEFVPVLEAACELAGSAARIVEIAMAPELLAEGGWDAALAEPTGRHELLQDCIDAHPDPVGHIEGAIADSMGVIYTSGTTGKPKGVAREQMSPHQLLSIAGATAQRMGLAPGVPMLVAGPLYHTSPNAVAVLGLRMGANIVIMPKWDARAFLRLVDRHRIQQVKIVPTMVSRILSVPAAERARYDLSSLTHVIHSAAPCPPVLKRAAIDLFGDALWEFYGCSEAGTITWISAAEWLAHPGSVGRAADGSAVRIGDEHGNPLPARQIGRVWVRGADYWPRFEYLNQGAPRSPVEGMLWVGDLGHLDDDGYLYLTGRDAEVVIRGGVNIYPAEIENAIAALDGVEDVAVFGIPDPGDMGELVVAHILPRPGADLTEGVVREALSGSLAHYKVPSRITVVDSLPRDDSGKVYKRRLRELAE comes from the coding sequence ATGAACCAGGATCCGAAGGTTGCCTCGATTGTGTGCGGTGCGCGGGAGCGCAGTCAGCCGGAGGCGCTCGCGCGGGCGGGGCGGGTCGGGGCGGCGGTGCTGGCCGCCGGGATCGGGCGCGGCGATAAGTGCGTCATCATGGCGCGCAATGACATCGAATTCCTCGAGGTGTCGGTCGGGATCGCCTCGACCGGCGGGAATCCGCTGCCGATCAATACGCGCTGGATGGCGGGTGAGGTCGCCCATGTGCTCAGTGATGCGAAGGTGCGGCTGATCTTCGCGCACACCGAATTCGTGCCGGTGCTCGAAGCGGCGTGCGAGCTGGCCGGGAGTGCCGCGCGGATAGTCGAAATCGCCATGGCCCCCGAACTTCTCGCCGAGGGCGGGTGGGATGCCGCGCTGGCGGAGCCGACCGGGCGGCATGAGCTGTTACAGGACTGTATCGACGCCCATCCGGACCCCGTGGGGCATATCGAGGGCGCGATCGCGGATTCGATGGGCGTCATCTACACCTCTGGAACCACCGGCAAGCCCAAAGGTGTTGCGCGCGAGCAGATGTCCCCGCACCAGTTGTTGAGTATCGCGGGCGCGACGGCGCAACGCATGGGTCTGGCTCCCGGCGTGCCGATGCTGGTGGCCGGGCCGCTGTATCACACCTCACCCAATGCCGTTGCGGTGCTGGGCCTTCGGATGGGCGCGAATATCGTGATCATGCCGAAATGGGATGCGCGCGCCTTTCTGCGCCTGGTCGACCGGCATCGCATTCAGCAGGTCAAGATCGTGCCGACCATGGTGTCGCGCATCCTCAGCGTGCCCGCCGCCGAGCGTGCGCGGTACGACCTGTCGAGCCTGACGCATGTCATCCATTCGGCCGCACCGTGTCCGCCCGTGCTCAAACGCGCCGCCATCGACCTGTTCGGTGACGCCCTGTGGGAGTTCTACGGTTGCAGTGAGGCGGGCACGATCACCTGGATCAGCGCGGCGGAGTGGCTCGCGCATCCGGGCAGTGTGGGCCGCGCGGCCGATGGCTCGGCGGTTCGCATCGGTGACGAGCACGGAAATCCCTTGCCCGCCCGGCAGATCGGACGGGTCTGGGTGCGCGGCGCGGACTACTGGCCGCGCTTCGAATATCTGAATCAGGGCGCACCGCGGTCCCCCGTCGAGGGCATGCTGTGGGTGGGCGACCTCGGCCACCTCGACGACGACGGCTACCTGTATCTCACCGGCCGTGACGCCGAAGTGGTGATTCGCGGCGGGGTGAACATCTACCCCGCCGAGATCGAGAATGCCATCGCCGCACTGGACGGCGTCGAAGACGTCGCGGTGTTCGGCATTCCCGATCCCGGCGATATGGGCGAGCTGGTGGTCGCGCACATTCTGCCCCGGCCCGGCGCGGACCTCACCGAAGGCGTTGTGCGCGAGGCGCTTTCCGGCTCACTGGCCCATTACAAGGTGCCGTCCCGCATTACCGTCGTGGATTCCCTGCCGCGCGATGACAGCGGCAAGGTCTACAAACGTCGACTCCGCGAACTCGCGGAGTGA
- a CDS encoding NAD(P)H-dependent amine dehydrogenase family protein, which produces MKKRIVLWGTGVVGSMVLTEILRHPLFELVGVGVSNPDKVGKDAGDLCGQPKTGVLATDSVEELIALRPDALVHYGPTAQFAEENIRVMTAFLRAGIDVCSTAMTPWVYPEIAQLPDVWRDPITKACAAGGSSCFTTGIDPGFANDLFPMTLMGLCGEVKSVRASELLDYTEYEGDYEFEMGIGHPPEFKAMLEHPDLLIMAWGPTVPMIARAVGIELDTITTTWDKWVTPEDRPCAKGIIKAGTVAAIRFTINGIYKDREVITLEHVNRIGLDAAPEWPAGVKDDVYRVDIIGSPSISQETSFRFTDGSGRAPAVAGCLATGMRALNAVPAVNELRPGWVTALDLPLIAGAGTIR; this is translated from the coding sequence GTGAAGAAGCGAATCGTCCTGTGGGGCACCGGCGTTGTCGGCTCCATGGTGTTGACCGAGATCCTGCGCCATCCGCTGTTCGAACTCGTCGGCGTCGGCGTGAGCAATCCCGACAAGGTCGGCAAGGATGCCGGTGATCTATGTGGGCAGCCGAAAACCGGTGTGCTGGCGACCGATTCGGTCGAGGAACTGATCGCGTTGCGACCGGACGCGCTGGTGCACTACGGGCCCACCGCGCAGTTCGCCGAGGAGAACATCCGGGTCATGACCGCGTTCCTGCGCGCGGGAATCGACGTCTGCTCGACCGCCATGACGCCGTGGGTGTACCCCGAGATCGCACAGCTGCCCGATGTGTGGCGCGATCCGATCACCAAAGCCTGTGCGGCGGGCGGATCTTCGTGTTTCACCACCGGGATCGACCCGGGATTCGCCAACGACCTGTTCCCCATGACCCTCATGGGGCTCTGCGGTGAAGTCAAGTCCGTGCGCGCCTCGGAACTGCTCGACTACACCGAGTACGAGGGCGATTACGAGTTCGAGATGGGCATCGGGCATCCGCCGGAGTTCAAGGCCATGCTCGAACATCCTGATCTGCTGATCATGGCCTGGGGGCCGACCGTGCCGATGATCGCGCGAGCGGTCGGCATCGAACTCGACACCATCACCACCACCTGGGACAAGTGGGTCACGCCCGAGGATCGGCCGTGCGCCAAGGGAATCATCAAGGCGGGCACCGTCGCCGCGATCCGGTTCACCATCAACGGGATCTACAAGGACCGCGAGGTCATCACCCTCGAGCATGTGAACCGGATCGGGCTCGACGCCGCTCCCGAATGGCCCGCCGGGGTCAAGGACGATGTCTACCGCGTGGATATCATCGGCTCGCCGTCGATTTCGCAGGAGACCTCGTTCCGGTTCACCGATGGTTCCGGCCGCGCGCCCGCGGTGGCCGGATGCCTCGCCACCGGGATGCGCGCGCTCAATGCCGTGCCCGCCGTGAACGAGTTGCGGCCGGGATGGGTGACCGCCCTCGACCTTCCGCTGATCGCGGGTGCGGGCACCATCCGCTGA
- a CDS encoding helix-turn-helix domain-containing protein, whose protein sequence is MAAGSTVPRRLIGRTLKQLREQAGIPAVRAYKLIDVSAQTLWRIETGQPGPKIREIDVNALCRLYGADEDIVAALIGLVAETKSPGWWHNYGAAVPSHFDLYLGMEESARKLTTLHLNLLPGLLQTPGYRRAVIWAAYPSMATVEVEQRIEISAKRQQRLSEDPADFSVTMYVCESALRWAIGGPAVMAEQLRHIADLMGLPTVSIRVVPMGIATPLPLIVGTFTLMEFPMFANSRLTEPPLVYVEGYTGALYLDKPGEMEQYRAACKILRATALSEPETRRLVLSIAEEFE, encoded by the coding sequence ATGGCTGCTGGTTCCACAGTTCCGCGCCGCCTGATCGGTCGCACGCTGAAGCAGCTCCGTGAACAGGCGGGGATTCCGGCGGTGCGGGCGTACAAGCTCATTGATGTTTCGGCGCAAACACTTTGGCGGATCGAGACCGGGCAGCCCGGGCCGAAGATTCGGGAGATCGATGTCAATGCGTTGTGCAGGCTGTATGGCGCTGATGAGGATATCGTCGCCGCGTTGATCGGCCTGGTCGCCGAGACCAAGAGTCCGGGATGGTGGCACAACTATGGCGCCGCTGTACCCAGTCACTTCGATCTCTATCTGGGAATGGAAGAGTCGGCGCGCAAGCTCACCACGCTTCATCTGAACTTGCTGCCCGGCCTGCTCCAGACGCCCGGCTATCGGCGGGCGGTGATCTGGGCCGCGTACCCGAGCATGGCGACCGTGGAAGTTGAACAGCGTATTGAGATTTCGGCGAAGCGACAGCAACGGCTGTCCGAGGATCCGGCCGACTTCAGTGTGACCATGTATGTCTGTGAGTCGGCGTTGCGCTGGGCGATCGGCGGGCCCGCGGTGATGGCCGAACAGTTGCGCCACATCGCGGATCTGATGGGACTGCCGACCGTGTCAATTCGTGTGGTGCCCATGGGGATTGCGACGCCATTGCCGCTGATCGTTGGTACGTTCACACTGATGGAGTTCCCGATGTTCGCGAACTCCCGCCTGACGGAGCCTCCGTTGGTGTACGTGGAGGGCTACACGGGTGCGCTGTACCTGGACAAGCCAGGAGAGATGGAACAGTATCGGGCCGCCTGCAAGATCTTGCGCGCGACAGCTTTGAGCGAGCCGGAGACCAGGCGGTTGGTACTGAGCATTGCAGAGGAGTTCGAGTGA
- a CDS encoding SDR family oxidoreductase, protein MSAAPHLTETYRPVPLLQDKVIVVSGIGPGLGHSLTIEAARMGADLVLVSRTESRLEKLAAEVRALGRNALVAPTDITDEEQRQALVERAVGEFGRVDCLINNAFAIPPMNPITEIELEALRVANETNVFAPLRLSTLFADALERTRGSIIMLNSCVSYSSQPEFSGYKLSKGALAHLASSLATELGPRGIRVNSVAPSYVYEDINKAYFDWLASQAGTTHEEIYRQKAEPTDLRRLAGPEEVARATLFLASDLASAVTGQMLTVDCGEFHR, encoded by the coding sequence GTGTCTGCTGCCCCGCATCTCACCGAGACCTATCGGCCGGTGCCGCTCTTGCAGGACAAAGTCATCGTGGTGTCGGGAATCGGTCCCGGACTGGGTCATTCGCTGACCATCGAGGCGGCCCGGATGGGGGCCGATCTGGTGCTGGTCAGTCGCACCGAATCGCGGTTGGAGAAGCTCGCCGCGGAGGTGCGTGCGCTGGGGCGCAACGCACTGGTCGCGCCCACCGACATCACCGATGAGGAACAGCGCCAGGCATTGGTGGAGCGTGCGGTGGGCGAATTCGGGCGGGTCGACTGCCTGATCAACAATGCCTTCGCCATTCCGCCGATGAATCCGATCACCGAGATCGAGCTCGAAGCGTTGCGCGTCGCCAATGAGACCAATGTCTTCGCACCGCTGCGACTCTCGACGCTCTTCGCCGATGCGCTGGAGCGGACGCGCGGGTCGATCATCATGTTGAACTCGTGCGTCTCGTACAGCTCGCAGCCGGAGTTCTCCGGATACAAGCTCTCCAAAGGCGCACTGGCGCACCTGGCTTCGTCGCTGGCGACCGAGCTCGGCCCGCGTGGCATCCGCGTGAACAGCGTCGCGCCGTCGTACGTGTACGAGGACATCAACAAGGCGTACTTCGACTGGCTGGCCAGCCAGGCCGGAACCACGCACGAGGAGATCTACCGGCAGAAGGCCGAGCCGACCGATCTGCGCCGGCTGGCCGGACCCGAAGAGGTCGCGCGCGCAACGCTTTTCCTGGCCAGCGACCTCGCCAGCGCGGTCACCGGACAGATGCTGACCGTCGACTGCGGTGAATTCCACCGCTGA